A window of the Gossypium hirsutum isolate 1008001.06 chromosome A03, Gossypium_hirsutum_v2.1, whole genome shotgun sequence genome harbors these coding sequences:
- the LOC107888178 gene encoding heat stress transcription factor B-4-like — MALVLDNCEDILLSLDSHKSVPAPFLTKTYQLVDDPTTDKIVSWGEYDTTFVVWRPPEFARDLLPNYFKHNNFSSFVRQLNTYGFRKIVPDRWEFGNEFFKKGEKQLLCEIHRGKTSQPQVAINHHYHSHSPFVNAPSFFPFPSRVSISPAASDEQANWCDSPILSSARVGTGVSVFGGYNSSVTALSEDNEKLRRRNNLLTSELAHMTKIYNDIIYFVQNHVKHVTPSNPYPPNMLLCGSQSAANSSLLQKPLNQFLGYYPNSTKPAQVQFLNTPTAASKSSLTILEETSSNSCKTKLFGVPLHSKKRLHPEYGATNSETNKVRLVLENEDLGLNLMPPSTC; from the exons ATGGCTCTGGTGCTTGACAACTGTGAAGATATATTACTCTCCCTAGACTCCCACAAGTCAGTTCCGGCACCATTCCTCACTAAAACCTACCAACTAGTAGATGATCCCACCACCGATAAAATAGTTTCATGGGGTGAATATGATACTACTTTCGTAGTATGGAGACCTCCTGAGTTTGCTCGTGATCTCCTTCCAAATTACTTCAAGCACAATAATTTCTCTAGCTTTGTCAGACAACTTAACACTTAC GGTTTTAGGAAGATTGTACCAGACAGATGGGAGTTTGGCAATGAGTTCTtcaagaaaggagaaaaacaGTTGCTTTGTGAGATCCATAGAGGAAAAACTTCTCAGCCACAAGTGGCTATAAATCATCATTACCACTCGCATTCTCCTTTTGTTAATGCCCCGAGTTTCTTCCCATTTCCAAGCCGAGTCAGCATCTCTCCAGCTGCCTCAGATGAACAAGCCAACTGGTGTGACTCACCAATACTTTCTTCAGCAAGAGTAGGTACTGGAGTCTCAGTTTTTGGAGGCTACAACAGCTCAGTCACTGCTTTATCAGAGGACAATGAGAAGCTAAGAAGAAGAAACAATTTGCTCACTTCTGAGCTTGCCCATATGACAAAGATTTACAACGATATTATCTATTTTGTTCAAAACCATGTTAAACATGTCACTCCGAGCAATCCATACCCTCCTAATATGCTTCTGTGTGGATCTCAATCTGCTGCTAATAGCTCATTGTTGCAAAAGCCTTTGAACCAGTTTCTTGGGTATTATCCAAATAGCACAAAGCCAGCCCAAGTTCAGTTCTTGAACACTCCAACTGCTGCATCAAAGAGCTCCTtgacgattttggaagaaacaaGCAGTAATAGTTGCAAAACAAAGCTATTTGGTGTGCCTTTACATTCAAAGAAGAGATTGCACCCGGAGTATGGTGCAACCAACAGTGAGACTAACAAGGTACGTTTGGTCTTGGAAAATGAAGATTTAGGGTTGAATCTCATGCCTCCTTCTACATGTTAG